A region of Synechococcus sp. MW101C3 DNA encodes the following proteins:
- a CDS encoding NAD(P)/FAD-dependent oxidoreductase, protein MAETSGDRTPFPNPAEAGAGTTSSWEPPHPVVIVGGGFGGLYTALALAARRDPPPVVLVEPNERFVFLPLLYELLSDELRAWEVAPPYASLLASRGIAWLRDRVVSIDAASGTVTTAQGRCLPYSRLVVATGSRSNDFGIPGVHDHALQFRCLADVERLQALVQQLQAQQRPLQRLAIVGAGASGVELACKLADLLHGHAVLELVEQGAELLPEARAFNREQARAALLRRDVRLRTHTRVEAVEAGGVTLRHEPAGGGAANTEHLSVDGVVWTAGVTAAAPAITPTAATDRRGRLLCHPDLSLVHHPHLFALGDVAHAADADGEPLAGTAQVAFQQADVLADNLIRSLAGEPTSPFRWNDLGEMISLGIGEASLTGLGLTLAGSAAYRLRQLTYLGRLPGLPHQLRVAAGWLSDLGRPLFGAGEPARTPPPRP, encoded by the coding sequence ATGGCGGAGACCAGCGGGGACCGCACCCCCTTCCCCAATCCAGCCGAAGCCGGTGCGGGCACCACGTCCTCGTGGGAGCCCCCCCATCCGGTGGTGATCGTCGGGGGCGGCTTCGGTGGCCTCTACACGGCGCTCGCCCTGGCTGCCCGGCGTGACCCTCCGCCTGTGGTGCTGGTGGAGCCGAACGAGCGGTTCGTTTTTCTGCCGCTCCTCTACGAGCTGCTCTCCGATGAGCTGCGTGCCTGGGAGGTGGCGCCGCCCTACGCCAGCCTGCTGGCCAGCCGCGGCATCGCCTGGCTGCGCGACCGGGTGGTGAGCATCGACGCCGCCAGCGGCACCGTCACCACCGCGCAGGGCCGCTGCCTTCCCTACTCCCGGCTGGTGGTGGCCACCGGTAGCCGCAGCAATGATTTCGGCATCCCCGGCGTGCACGACCACGCCCTGCAGTTCCGCTGCCTGGCGGATGTGGAGCGCCTTCAGGCGCTGGTACAACAACTCCAGGCGCAGCAGCGCCCCCTGCAGCGTCTGGCGATCGTGGGGGCCGGGGCCAGCGGAGTGGAGCTGGCCTGCAAGCTTGCCGACCTGCTGCACGGCCACGCCGTGCTGGAACTGGTGGAGCAGGGCGCCGAGCTGTTGCCTGAGGCGCGAGCCTTCAACCGGGAGCAGGCCCGCGCCGCCCTGCTGCGCCGCGATGTGCGCCTGCGCACCCACACCCGGGTGGAAGCCGTGGAGGCGGGCGGGGTCACGCTGCGACACGAACCGGCGGGCGGGGGCGCCGCCAACACGGAGCATCTCAGCGTCGATGGCGTGGTCTGGACCGCCGGGGTGACAGCGGCGGCGCCGGCGATCACGCCCACCGCGGCCACCGACCGCCGCGGCCGTCTGCTTTGCCACCCCGATCTGTCGTTGGTGCACCATCCCCACCTGTTTGCCCTCGGCGATGTGGCCCATGCGGCCGATGCCGATGGTGAGCCCCTGGCCGGCACGGCCCAGGTGGCCTTCCAGCAGGCCGACGTGCTGGCCGACAACCTGATTCGCAGCCTGGCCGGCGAACCCACCAGCCCATTCCGTTGGAACGATCTCGGCGAGATGATCAGCCTTGGCATCGGCGAGGCCAGCCTCACCGGGCTGGGCCTCACCCTGGCCGGATCCGCCGCCTACCGCCTCCGCCAGCTCACCTACCTGGGCCGTCTGCCGGGGCTCCCCCATCAGCTGCGCGTGGCCGCCGGCTGGCTTTCCGACCTGGGCCGCCCCCTGTTCGGCGCCGGCGAACCCGCCCGCACGCCGCCGCCCCGACCCTGA
- a CDS encoding phosphoadenylyl-sulfate reductase yields the protein MAATISPTLPTDRQGLPLDAEAAGAVLESLTPPHQLRWGTDTFGDRFAVITSFGIQSAVLLHMAAAHDPALPVIWVDTGYLPPETYRYAEQLTDLLSLNLHVAQAELSPARMEALHGRLWATGDADDLDLYHRLRKVEPLDRAFDTIGVACWASGVRGVQTDHRASMLPLQPVRGRWSLRPLLNWTNRDVYYYLQNNGLPQHPLFEQGYSTVGDWHSSGPDDGSGRATRFGGLHQECGIHLSGVMGEGI from the coding sequence ATGGCCGCCACCATCTCCCCCACCCTTCCCACCGACCGCCAGGGCCTGCCACTCGACGCCGAGGCCGCAGGGGCGGTACTGGAAAGCCTCACTCCCCCGCATCAGCTGCGCTGGGGAACGGACACCTTCGGGGATCGCTTCGCCGTGATCACCAGCTTTGGCATTCAGTCTGCGGTGCTGTTGCACATGGCCGCCGCCCACGATCCCGCTCTGCCGGTGATCTGGGTCGACACGGGCTATCTCCCCCCCGAGACCTACCGCTATGCAGAGCAGCTCACGGATCTGCTGTCGCTCAATCTGCACGTGGCCCAAGCCGAGCTCAGCCCGGCCCGTATGGAGGCGCTGCATGGCCGGCTGTGGGCCACAGGCGATGCCGATGATCTGGATCTGTACCACCGCCTCCGCAAGGTGGAACCACTCGATCGCGCGTTCGACACGATCGGCGTGGCCTGCTGGGCCAGCGGGGTGCGTGGCGTACAGACTGACCACCGCGCCTCAATGCTGCCGCTCCAACCGGTGCGGGGCCGCTGGTCGCTTCGACCGCTGCTGAACTGGACCAACCGGGACGTCTACTACTACCTGCAGAACAACGGCCTCCCCCAGCACCCGCTCTTCGAACAGGGGTACTCCACTGTGGGCGACTGGCACTCCAGCGGCCCCGACGACGGTAGTGGCCGCGCCACCCGCTTCGGTGGCCTGCATCAGGAATGCGGCATCCATCTCTCCGGTGTGATGGGCGAGGGCATCTAG
- a CDS encoding type III pantothenate kinase, producing MVGLAGGTPGRAASLVLLIGNTHWHWGRREPASEPDELAGLRCWSTRPPQRLEPADRDLLVAWAAVGPLPPELALPLRHRCTLDAVPLLGMPAWLGIDRALAGWGAWQRQQARLAPQGRLGGEGQSDGRDGAVLVADAGTALSLTRVAGSGAFAGGRLLAGAGLQLAALAGATALLPQQGLPDPATPLDLWPSVTGAAMASGCLWGLAHAIAGACRQHDPEPPPGLWLTGGDGPRLAPLLQELGQPFELVPDLALEALDALSAARLRRLGRSGPDR from the coding sequence GTGGTGGGGCTCGCCGGCGGCACTCCGGGCCGCGCGGCGAGCCTGGTGCTGCTGATCGGCAACACTCACTGGCACTGGGGGCGGCGCGAACCGGCCTCGGAGCCTGATGAACTGGCAGGCCTCCGCTGCTGGAGCACGCGGCCGCCCCAGCGCCTGGAGCCAGCAGACCGCGACCTGCTGGTGGCCTGGGCCGCCGTGGGCCCCTTGCCGCCGGAGCTGGCCTTGCCGCTGCGGCACAGGTGCACGCTTGATGCCGTGCCCCTGCTGGGCATGCCGGCCTGGCTTGGCATCGATCGGGCTCTGGCGGGCTGGGGAGCCTGGCAGCGTCAGCAGGCGCGTCTGGCGCCTCAAGGGCGCCTGGGGGGTGAGGGCCAAAGCGATGGCCGTGATGGCGCGGTGCTGGTGGCCGATGCCGGCACGGCGCTGAGCCTCACCCGGGTGGCCGGAAGCGGCGCCTTTGCGGGCGGACGGCTGCTGGCTGGCGCCGGTCTGCAGCTGGCGGCGCTGGCCGGGGCTACGGCTCTGTTGCCGCAACAGGGTCTCCCGGATCCGGCCACGCCCCTCGACCTCTGGCCCAGCGTCACTGGAGCTGCCATGGCCAGCGGTTGCCTGTGGGGGCTGGCCCATGCGATCGCCGGGGCCTGCCGGCAACACGATCCGGAGCCGCCGCCGGGCCTGTGGCTCACCGGCGGCGATGGCCCCCGGCTGGCCCCGCTGCTGCAGGAGCTGGGTCAGCCGTTCGAGCTCGTGCCCGACCTGGCGCTGGAGGCGCTGGACGCGCTGAGCGCTGCCCGGCTCAGGCGGCTGGGGCGCTCAGGCCCAGATCGATGA
- the bcp gene encoding thioredoxin-dependent thiol peroxidase, which produces MTLEIGDPAPEFTLPDQEGHPVQLSALKGQRVVIYFYPKDDTPGCTKEACGFRDLWSQFEAHGIKVLGISKDGAASHGKFISKYELPFTLLTDAEPCPVATAYESYGLKKFMGKEYMGMMRHSFVVAPDGTLEKIYRKVKAEEMAEQVLIDLGLSAPAA; this is translated from the coding sequence ATGACCCTTGAGATCGGTGATCCCGCGCCTGAGTTCACCCTGCCGGATCAGGAAGGCCATCCGGTGCAGCTCTCCGCTCTGAAGGGCCAGCGCGTGGTGATCTACTTCTATCCGAAGGATGACACCCCGGGCTGCACCAAGGAAGCCTGCGGCTTCCGCGATCTGTGGAGCCAGTTCGAAGCCCATGGCATCAAGGTGCTGGGCATCAGCAAGGACGGGGCCGCCAGCCACGGCAAGTTCATCAGCAAATACGAGCTCCCCTTCACCCTGCTCACGGATGCGGAACCCTGTCCGGTGGCCACCGCCTACGAGAGCTATGGACTGAAGAAGTTCATGGGCAAGGAATACATGGGGATGATGCGCCACAGCTTCGTGGTGGCCCCCGATGGCACCCTCGAGAAGATCTACCGCAAGGTGAAAGCCGAGGAAATGGCGGAGCAGGTGCTCATCGATCTGGGCCTGAGCGCCCCAGCCGCCTGA
- a CDS encoding alpha/beta hydrolase: MLKRLAAGLLMGSALVASTLPASAAVDNDLPVRWNTGGAVWSTPMGAFGTFLETGEITDRGLAGGLNLSGWTAAEVRDGLSKSYSVDLVGVTRFLYSDEGVKFLKNQSRSYFPYWTMSTYAVQGLRSAIIADAKDGQISSAGIMAALPVDYRLADTCGTYDGKQNICAEGKCKEGSAQCTSLLSWYVFLPACIQANQMGDPVAKVQNFQAPVVAPAAADPMPIRGLW; encoded by the coding sequence GTGCTGAAGCGTCTTGCCGCTGGCCTCCTGATGGGGTCGGCTCTCGTGGCCTCCACCCTGCCGGCCTCCGCCGCTGTTGATAACGACCTCCCCGTGCGCTGGAACACCGGCGGTGCCGTTTGGTCCACCCCCATGGGCGCTTTCGGCACCTTCCTAGAAACCGGCGAAATCACCGACCGTGGCTTGGCTGGTGGCCTCAATCTTTCCGGCTGGACGGCCGCCGAAGTGCGCGACGGTCTCTCCAAGTCGTACAGCGTCGACCTGGTCGGCGTCACCCGTTTCCTCTATTCCGATGAGGGCGTGAAGTTCCTCAAGAATCAGAGCCGCAGCTATTTCCCTTACTGGACGATGAGCACCTACGCCGTGCAGGGTCTGCGCAGCGCGATCATCGCCGATGCCAAGGACGGCCAGATTTCCTCGGCCGGAATCATGGCGGCGCTGCCGGTGGATTACCGCCTGGCTGATACCTGCGGCACCTACGACGGCAAGCAGAACATCTGCGCCGAAGGCAAGTGCAAGGAAGGTTCCGCCCAGTGCACCTCCCTGCTGTCCTGGTACGTCTTCCTGCCGGCCTGCATCCAGGCCAACCAGATGGGCGATCCCGTGGCCAAGGTTCAAAACTTCCAGGCTCCTGTGGTTGCCCCTGCCGCCGCCGACCCCATGCCCATCCGCGGCCTCTGGTGA
- a CDS encoding AAA family ATPase, with protein MPRIAANQKGVTDLFDFEAARQRQQIAPLADRMRPRGLDDFVGQEAILGPGRLLRRAIAADRVGNLILHGPPGVGKTTLARIIAGTTRSHFASLNAVLAGVKELRAEVEAARERLGRHGLRSFLFIDEVHRFNAAQQDALLPWVENGTITLIGATTENPFFEVNKALVSRSRLFRLQPLEPGDLRRLLERALADVEHGYGGRPIQIDADASAHLLDVAGGDARSLLNALELAVETTDPGADGVIRIDLAIAEESIQQRAVLYDKQGDAHFDTISAFIKSLRGSDPDAALFWLARMVEAGENPRFIFRRMLIAAGEDVGLADPQAVVVVEACAAAYERVGLPEGLYPLAQAALYLASTEKSNSVLGFFDALKSVRATSRQEVPSHLRDANRDGKAFGDGVGYRYPHAYAEHWVAQQYLPGALQGEVFWKPGALGWEGGLGAGLQRRRAAQLAAAAEADLEQGILLTTGPEDPALQRWLRRQIGSEGQRLERLRQRFWQGVRWQRQDRCLVLNARSLLWSLDPLDATPEGGVVITVAAEAERGRLEAQLQVLDQLRRPRLLCVPSDQPEALIATLEPGERFEWIVGRSPFQELGPSGLAAWLDRIDELAAPQAQIRLLQSLPLIGPAGALTELVRQRQRSMPRELATLLQQAAAWESGELANGPGADALQQGLEARGWRVAAEQWREPLSVTLSAGLRQRWFGEGASYGRQLSAALGSSSTGRLEQLSADLEGAELAQALQHTLLVAMKKAPGIPGR; from the coding sequence ATGCCGAGGATTGCGGCGAACCAGAAGGGTGTGACCGATCTGTTCGACTTCGAAGCTGCGCGCCAGCGCCAGCAGATCGCCCCGCTGGCCGACCGCATGCGGCCGCGCGGGCTTGATGACTTCGTCGGCCAGGAGGCGATCCTCGGCCCGGGGCGCCTGCTGCGCCGCGCCATCGCCGCCGACCGGGTGGGCAACCTGATCCTGCACGGGCCACCTGGTGTGGGGAAGACCACACTCGCCCGCATCATCGCCGGGACCACCCGCTCCCACTTCGCCAGCCTGAACGCGGTGCTGGCGGGGGTGAAGGAGCTGCGGGCCGAGGTGGAGGCCGCGCGTGAACGGCTGGGTCGGCACGGTCTGCGCAGCTTCCTGTTCATCGATGAGGTGCACCGCTTCAACGCTGCCCAGCAGGACGCCCTGTTGCCCTGGGTCGAGAACGGCACGATCACCCTGATCGGCGCCACCACGGAAAACCCGTTCTTCGAGGTGAACAAGGCACTGGTGAGCCGCTCCCGCCTGTTCCGCCTGCAACCGCTCGAACCTGGGGATCTGCGCCGCTTACTGGAGAGGGCGCTGGCGGATGTGGAGCACGGCTATGGCGGGCGGCCGATCCAGATCGATGCCGACGCCAGCGCCCACCTGCTGGATGTGGCCGGCGGCGATGCCCGCAGCCTGCTCAATGCCCTGGAACTGGCGGTGGAAACCACAGACCCCGGCGCCGATGGGGTGATCCGCATCGATCTGGCGATCGCCGAAGAGTCGATTCAGCAGCGGGCCGTGCTCTACGACAAGCAGGGCGATGCCCACTTCGACACGATCAGTGCCTTCATCAAGTCACTGCGGGGCTCCGATCCCGATGCCGCCCTGTTCTGGCTGGCCCGCATGGTGGAGGCAGGCGAAAACCCCCGCTTCATCTTCCGCCGCATGCTGATCGCCGCCGGTGAGGACGTGGGGCTGGCGGACCCGCAGGCCGTGGTGGTGGTGGAGGCCTGCGCCGCCGCCTACGAGCGGGTGGGCCTGCCCGAAGGGCTCTACCCCCTGGCCCAGGCGGCGCTCTACCTGGCCTCCACCGAAAAGAGCAACAGCGTGCTGGGGTTCTTCGATGCGCTCAAGAGCGTGCGTGCCACCAGCCGCCAGGAGGTGCCCTCCCACCTGCGGGATGCCAACCGCGATGGCAAGGCCTTCGGCGACGGGGTGGGCTACCGCTACCCCCACGCCTACGCGGAGCACTGGGTGGCCCAGCAATATCTGCCCGGTGCCCTGCAGGGGGAGGTGTTCTGGAAGCCGGGTGCCCTGGGCTGGGAGGGAGGGCTCGGAGCGGGCCTGCAGCGGCGTCGGGCTGCCCAGCTGGCGGCCGCGGCCGAAGCCGATCTCGAGCAGGGGATCCTGCTCACCACTGGCCCGGAGGATCCGGCTCTGCAACGTTGGCTACGGCGCCAGATCGGCAGTGAGGGCCAGCGCCTCGAGCGGCTGCGGCAGCGCTTCTGGCAGGGGGTGCGGTGGCAGCGGCAGGACCGCTGCCTGGTGTTGAATGCGCGCTCGCTGCTGTGGAGCCTGGATCCGCTCGACGCCACGCCGGAAGGAGGCGTGGTGATCACGGTGGCGGCAGAGGCGGAACGGGGCCGGCTGGAGGCCCAGCTGCAGGTGCTGGATCAGCTGCGACGCCCGCGGCTGCTGTGCGTTCCCAGTGATCAGCCCGAGGCGCTGATCGCGACTCTGGAGCCGGGGGAGCGCTTCGAGTGGATCGTGGGCCGCTCTCCTTTTCAGGAGCTGGGGCCGTCAGGCCTGGCGGCCTGGCTGGATCGCATCGACGAGCTGGCGGCGCCCCAGGCCCAGATCCGGTTGCTGCAGAGCCTGCCGCTGATCGGTCCAGCAGGAGCCCTCACTGAGCTGGTGCGGCAACGGCAGCGATCCATGCCCCGGGAGCTGGCCACCCTCCTGCAGCAGGCGGCTGCCTGGGAGAGCGGCGAACTGGCCAACGGCCCCGGCGCGGACGCCCTGCAACAGGGCCTTGAGGCGCGGGGCTGGCGCGTGGCAGCGGAGCAGTGGCGCGAACCGCTCAGCGTGACGCTCTCCGCCGGTTTGCGTCAGCGCTGGTTCGGCGAGGGGGCGAGCTATGGGCGCCAGCTGAGCGCCGCCCTCGGCAGCAGCTCCACCGGGCGGCTGGAGCAGCTCAGCGCCGATCTGGAAGGGGCAGAGCTGGCACAGGCCTTGCAGCACACCCTGCTGGTGGCCATGAAAAAAGCCCCGGGAATCCCGGGGCGGTAA
- a CDS encoding efflux RND transporter periplasmic adaptor subunit, translating to MILPLRSMSVGTGVSLAAALLALSGCGSGPPAPQQRQVQVSTQPVALGRFSNDVDTISTLEAIEEVQLAAQTAGRIERLFVRQGDVVRQGQLLLVLDQAQVRADVASLIAQRDKDRLNYERFEFLVRQGAASALQRDQLRAEYIQSREAVVARQADLAFNNLTAPIGGVISDLQVKQGDVIAAGAPFTKVVRNDRLMARIDVPGAFSDRVRPGLPVVLQEPLGDRVLARGVVGSVDPAVTPGTQALLLKAEFPNPNGALRTGLRLRTRVQLAAGDVPSVPFVAVTQSSGQSFVFAVGTLQDLERNPGRADLEALRKLPPGTSFALQVPVQLGELQNNRYPVLKGVDLNDRVITTNLLTLRHGTPVTVK from the coding sequence GTGATTCTTCCTCTCCGCTCCATGTCAGTTGGAACGGGTGTGTCTCTGGCGGCCGCCCTGCTGGCACTCTCGGGTTGTGGAAGCGGCCCGCCAGCGCCGCAGCAGCGCCAGGTGCAGGTGTCCACCCAGCCGGTGGCGCTGGGTCGCTTCAGCAACGATGTCGACACGATCAGCACCCTGGAGGCGATTGAGGAAGTGCAGCTGGCCGCCCAGACCGCCGGCCGCATCGAGCGCCTGTTCGTGCGTCAGGGCGATGTGGTGCGCCAGGGCCAGCTTCTGCTCGTGCTCGACCAGGCCCAGGTGCGCGCCGATGTGGCCAGCCTGATCGCGCAGCGCGACAAGGACCGGCTCAATTACGAGCGCTTTGAGTTCCTGGTGCGCCAGGGTGCCGCCAGCGCACTGCAGCGTGATCAGCTGCGCGCCGAATACATCCAGTCGCGCGAGGCGGTGGTGGCCCGACAGGCCGACCTCGCCTTCAACAACCTCACCGCGCCGATCGGGGGGGTGATCAGTGACCTGCAGGTGAAGCAGGGCGATGTGATCGCCGCCGGCGCGCCCTTCACCAAGGTGGTGCGCAACGACCGGCTGATGGCCCGCATCGATGTGCCGGGCGCCTTCAGCGACCGGGTGCGGCCCGGCCTGCCGGTGGTGCTGCAGGAGCCGCTGGGCGATCGGGTGCTGGCCAGGGGCGTGGTGGGATCGGTGGACCCGGCCGTCACCCCCGGCACCCAGGCGTTGCTGCTGAAGGCGGAGTTCCCCAATCCCAATGGTGCGTTGCGCACCGGTCTGCGGCTGCGCACCCGCGTACAGCTGGCGGCCGGCGATGTGCCCTCCGTGCCGTTCGTGGCGGTCACCCAATCGTCGGGTCAGAGCTTTGTGTTCGCGGTGGGAACCCTGCAGGATCTGGAGCGCAACCCCGGCAGGGCCGACCTGGAGGCGCTGCGCAAGTTGCCACCGGGCACCAGCTTCGCCTTGCAGGTGCCGGTGCAGCTCGGTGAGCTGCAGAACAACCGCTATCCGGTGCTCAAGGGCGTGGATCTCAACGATCGGGTGATCACAACCAACCTGCTCACCCTGCGTCACGGCACACCCGTGACGGTGAAGTAG